In a single window of the Salmo trutta chromosome 23, fSalTru1.1, whole genome shotgun sequence genome:
- the LOC115159077 gene encoding complexin-4-like has translation MFLIKTMMPNPLAGLNPMGGGDEDVEAAPADPAKAAGMTREEYEEYQKQLVEEKMERDADFLHKKAERATLRVCLRDKYRLPKSEQDDNMLAMAGDDVDVPEELLKMVDEDATEEEDKDSILGGLQNLQNMDMDQLKEKASATVTEMKAKAEEKCSVM, from the exons ATGTTCCTAATCAAGACAATGATGCCTAACCCGCTGGCTGGTTTGAATCCTATGGGTGGAGGAGACGAGGATGTGGAGGCGGCACCTGCCGACCCAGCCAAAGCAGCAGGGATGACACGCGAAGAGTATGAGGAGTACCAAAAACAGTTGGTGGAGGAGAA GATGGAGAGAGACGCAGACTTCTTACACAAGAAGGCTGAGCGGGCAACTCTGAGGGTGTGCCTAAGAGACAAGTACAGGCTCCCAAAG AGCGAACAGGACGATAACATGCTCGCAATGGCCGGAGACGATGTGGACGTACCCGAGGAGCTGCTCAAGATGGTGGACGAGGATGCCACGGAGGAAGAAGACAAAGACTCCATCTTGGGTGGCCTTCAGAACCTCCAGAACATGGACATGGACCAGCTCAAGGAGAAGGCCTCGGCTACCGTGACGGAGATGAAAGCCAAGGCAGAGGAGAAATGCTCTGtcatgtaa